One genomic window of Candidatus Kuenenia stuttgartiensis includes the following:
- a CDS encoding protein kinase domain-containing protein, with product MYSINKYTFKEFKITPGHRANYAILCNPEFKENQWGIKYHPSNDYAREYKILALFSHPQIPVRYKVGRDNMYNDDKFVLAQYYLIMTHFEGKGVLEYYKKRDMTDRKEIEGVIQHFASVTLPLMHMHTKGYLHSDIKPGHLILNPTTGVMALIDLECTIKTGETLLGMSREYASPEQKEMIQLLRKNEREKDVLKKIKIAATSDLYSVGLILYEALTNKLWQENPVPPWELNSSIPEKLHKVILGLLEENPLNRIHSAELLKNELEAIA from the coding sequence ATGTATTCTATTAACAAATATACGTTTAAAGAGTTTAAGATTACGCCCGGACACAGGGCTAATTACGCAATCCTTTGTAATCCTGAGTTCAAAGAAAATCAGTGGGGCATAAAATATCACCCTTCCAATGATTACGCGAGAGAATACAAAATCCTTGCCCTCTTTTCACATCCGCAAATTCCGGTTCGATATAAAGTGGGAAGGGATAACATGTATAATGATGACAAGTTTGTTTTGGCACAATATTATCTCATTATGACCCACTTTGAAGGAAAGGGCGTACTTGAATATTATAAAAAAAGGGATATGACCGACCGGAAAGAAATCGAAGGGGTAATTCAGCATTTTGCAAGCGTGACCTTGCCTTTGATGCACATGCATACCAAAGGATACCTTCACTCCGATATCAAACCCGGTCATCTTATACTAAATCCAACTACGGGTGTAATGGCGCTTATTGACCTTGAATGCACTATTAAAACAGGAGAGACGCTTCTTGGTATGAGCAGGGAATATGCATCCCCGGAACAGAAAGAAATGATACAACTCTTGAGAAAAAATGAGCGGGAAAAGGATGTGTTGAAAAAGATTAAGATTGCGGCCACATCCGATTTGTATTCTGTTGGGTTGATTCTTTATGAAGCCCTGACAAATAAGTTGTGGCAAGAGAATCCGGTCCCCCCATGGGAGTTAAATTCATCAATACCCGAGAAACTACACAAGGTTATTTTAGGATTATTGGAGGAAAACCCGTTAAATCGTATACATTCTGCAGAATTATTAAAAAATGAATTGGAAGCGATAGCGTAG
- a CDS encoding metallophosphoesterase family protein translates to MKNIIISDIHGNVDSLIAFIKEIAKKEGTIDRLLIAGDIVGYGASPNECCDIVRYMKYGKRKVPIERIYKIIEQINPETSPDRDFMDAIQLMEKKCVVIGGNHDKQVVGEPSLTSEMNPVAQAAADWTKGVLTKENYTFLKRLSLRKKFKHEGFEIVHSTPSYPIGYEYAKNASVLKYTTLWSKITFGGHTHRPAAYIYTKEKRLVNASVLIPTDNYDMRLMVIEKECSDKTESFTVDQNNDWKYYVNVGSLGQPRDGNPDGCYVVFDSTLNQISFRRVRYNAEAASRRITEAKLPNELAQRVLKGV, encoded by the coding sequence TTGAAAAACATTATAATATCAGATATTCATGGAAATGTTGATTCTCTGATTGCATTTATTAAAGAGATTGCGAAAAAGGAAGGTACCATTGACAGGCTGCTTATCGCAGGCGATATAGTAGGGTATGGCGCCTCTCCAAATGAATGCTGCGACATTGTACGCTACATGAAGTATGGAAAGAGAAAAGTACCGATTGAAAGAATATATAAAATCATTGAACAAATCAATCCGGAAACTTCTCCCGACAGGGATTTTATGGACGCCATTCAATTAATGGAAAAGAAATGCGTTGTCATTGGAGGAAACCACGATAAACAGGTAGTCGGGGAACCATCCCTTACCTCTGAAATGAATCCCGTAGCACAAGCCGCAGCGGATTGGACAAAAGGGGTATTGACGAAGGAGAATTATACCTTTTTAAAACGTTTATCGCTGAGAAAAAAATTTAAGCATGAGGGGTTTGAAATAGTACACAGTACCCCTTCGTACCCGATTGGTTATGAATATGCCAAAAATGCAAGCGTTTTAAAGTACACCACCTTATGGTCAAAGATAACATTTGGCGGGCATACACACCGGCCAGCGGCGTACATTTACACGAAAGAGAAGAGATTGGTAAATGCCTCCGTTCTCATCCCTACCGACAATTATGATATGAGATTAATGGTGATTGAAAAAGAATGCTCCGACAAGACAGAATCTTTTACGGTGGATCAAAACAATGACTGGAAATATTATGTTAACGTTGGTTCACTGGGTCAGCCTAGGGATGGAAATCCCGACGGGTGTTATGTTGTTTTTGATTCCACTTTAAACCAGATAAGCTTCAGGCGTGTGAGGTATAATGCTGAAGCTGCATCAAGAAGAATAACCGAAGCAAAATTGCCGAATGAGTTAGCCCAGAGGGTTTTAAAAGGGGTTTAG
- a CDS encoding serine/threonine protein kinase, with translation MFSWITITRMYIINNYRFQTFKCESNLHKSNYAVLINAAGKGIKYAPYADFSGEYNVLKKLNHKQIPKVYDVGHGDLYKDERFLIKQNFIVLQHIDGEDILEYFREKDVEKVKVINEVVKMFLTVCDPLIYLHAMKYIHCDIKPGHLICNRETGLGHIIDFELAIKHGEVLRGISREYASPEQFRILDYLRSQKGDHGEDGLPSSMQLDGRTDLYSIGLLFYETLTKKKWQKGMDLPHKINKNISQKLEEIIMGLLEEDVSNRISSAEKLEKMLRSI, from the coding sequence ATGTTTTCTTGGATAACAATAACACGTATGTATATAATTAATAATTATCGTTTTCAAACGTTTAAGTGTGAATCAAATTTACATAAGTCTAACTATGCTGTTTTGATTAATGCTGCCGGTAAGGGGATAAAATACGCCCCTTATGCTGATTTTTCCGGAGAATACAATGTCCTCAAAAAGCTTAATCATAAACAAATTCCTAAAGTGTATGATGTTGGACATGGTGATTTATACAAGGATGAGAGGTTTTTGATAAAACAGAACTTTATCGTATTGCAACATATTGACGGTGAAGATATTCTGGAATATTTCAGGGAAAAGGATGTGGAAAAGGTAAAGGTCATAAATGAAGTGGTAAAGATGTTTCTTACGGTTTGCGACCCCTTAATATATCTGCATGCTATGAAGTACATTCATTGTGATATAAAACCAGGGCATTTGATTTGTAACAGGGAAACAGGTTTGGGGCATATCATTGACTTTGAACTGGCTATTAAACATGGAGAAGTTCTGCGGGGAATCAGCAGGGAGTATGCCTCGCCTGAACAGTTTCGCATTCTTGATTATTTGAGGAGCCAAAAAGGAGATCATGGCGAAGACGGCCTTCCCTCTTCTATGCAGTTGGATGGCAGAACAGATTTGTATTCCATAGGTCTCTTATTCTATGAAACGTTAACGAAAAAAAAATGGCAAAAAGGGATGGATTTGCCGCACAAAATTAATAAAAATATCTCTCAAAAACTGGAAGAAATTATCATGGGGCTTTTGGAAGAAGATGTTTCGAACAGAATTTCTTCCGCAGAGAAACTGGAAAAGATGTTGCGCAGTATCTAA
- a CDS encoding ammonium transporter, whose translation MKMYNKFMIGVWLLLIMGLFAFGTGVAEAAGDPNGSDTYSESIEGLKISINVVWTLIAAFLVFSMQAGFAFLGGFLRQKNMLNYLAHCFIDSTLGACVFYFFGFAVMFGGSQAYSGLDRGWPGIGWDGFMLLGDAYDVKTVMFWLFQMVFATKTVTIIAGAVAERMKFVPYIIYSCLMCGIIYPLYGHWVWGGGWLSTLPIGAGVVDFAGCAVVHTVGGIMALMGAWAVGPRKGKYNPDGSPNAIPGHNMTYVVIGCFILAFGWFGFNAGSTVAGTDLRIAIIATNTFLAAAAGASIMLFFTWKRQGFVDVSFVCNGALAGLVAITAPCAYVAPWAAVVIGVLAGLIMRGAVALVEVVFKIDDPLGAVAVHGANGMWGMLAVGLFADGTYGINGLILGTGEQLLAQFIGTVVAFAYAFAFGGAVFFGLKGTIGLRVSDLEEEEGLDIAYHGTSCYPVEGGFFGAVGEHLIDVQAEKEQISLLEEAISKDRSRERIYSEKLGRWVYGKAKQEKQSSNSKK comes from the coding sequence ATGAAAATGTATAACAAATTTATGATCGGTGTTTGGCTTTTACTAATAATGGGTCTGTTTGCGTTTGGCACGGGGGTTGCTGAAGCGGCAGGAGACCCAAACGGTTCCGATACGTATTCTGAGAGTATTGAAGGATTAAAGATTTCAATCAACGTCGTATGGACGTTAATAGCCGCATTCCTGGTATTTAGCATGCAGGCGGGTTTTGCCTTTTTAGGGGGCTTTTTACGACAAAAGAACATGCTCAACTACCTAGCACATTGTTTCATTGATTCCACGTTGGGTGCATGCGTTTTTTATTTTTTCGGTTTTGCTGTGATGTTTGGCGGGTCTCAGGCGTATTCAGGCCTTGATAGGGGCTGGCCTGGTATTGGCTGGGACGGCTTTATGCTTTTAGGGGATGCATATGACGTAAAAACGGTCATGTTCTGGCTCTTCCAAATGGTATTTGCAACAAAAACAGTAACAATTATTGCAGGCGCTGTTGCAGAAAGAATGAAATTTGTGCCTTATATTATCTACAGTTGTTTAATGTGCGGCATTATCTATCCGCTTTATGGTCATTGGGTATGGGGAGGCGGATGGCTGAGTACCCTTCCAATTGGTGCCGGGGTAGTAGATTTTGCGGGTTGCGCCGTAGTTCATACAGTAGGGGGTATTATGGCCCTCATGGGCGCATGGGCTGTTGGTCCCAGAAAAGGCAAATATAATCCCGATGGCTCGCCAAACGCCATTCCCGGGCACAATATGACCTATGTTGTCATTGGCTGTTTTATTCTTGCCTTCGGCTGGTTTGGTTTTAATGCCGGAAGCACCGTGGCAGGCACTGATTTACGTATAGCAATAATTGCGACAAATACCTTTCTTGCCGCTGCTGCGGGCGCATCAATTATGTTGTTCTTTACATGGAAGAGACAGGGCTTTGTTGACGTATCGTTTGTTTGTAACGGAGCTTTGGCTGGGTTGGTTGCGATTACCGCGCCTTGCGCTTATGTAGCGCCATGGGCAGCAGTTGTTATCGGAGTCCTTGCAGGCCTTATTATGAGAGGCGCCGTAGCGCTGGTAGAAGTCGTTTTCAAGATTGACGATCCCCTTGGGGCGGTGGCAGTGCATGGCGCAAACGGCATGTGGGGCATGCTTGCCGTAGGTTTATTTGCCGATGGAACCTATGGTATAAATGGTTTAATCCTTGGCACCGGCGAGCAATTGCTTGCCCAATTTATCGGAACTGTTGTCGCTTTTGCATATGCATTTGCTTTTGGCGGAGCGGTCTTCTTCGGATTGAAAGGAACAATTGGTTTAAGGGTTTCCGACCTTGAAGAAGAAGAAGGTCTTGATATTGCATATCACGGTACTTCATGCTATCCTGTGGAAGGAGGGTTCTTTGGCGCTGTGGGGGAACACCTCATCGATGTTCAGGCAGAAAAAGAACAAATCTCTTTGCTTGAAGAAGCAATCAGCAAGGACCGTTCACGCGAGAGGATTTATTCTGAGAAACTTGGCAGATGGGTATACGGAAAGGCAAAACAAGAAAAACAATCGTCGAATTCTAAGAAATAA
- a CDS encoding P-II family nitrogen regulator, with protein sequence MKKIEAIIRPEKFNIVRDAMTEMGYPGMTVTEVKGHGSQKGISEVWRGRRYRVDLLSKIKLEIVVKDEDVQKIVDTITTEAQTGSIGDGKIFVINVENVYRIRTKEKDATAI encoded by the coding sequence ATGAAAAAAATAGAAGCAATAATCAGGCCGGAGAAGTTCAATATTGTGCGGGACGCCATGACGGAGATGGGCTATCCGGGAATGACCGTTACGGAAGTAAAAGGGCACGGCAGTCAAAAAGGAATCAGCGAAGTATGGCGCGGTAGGAGGTATCGTGTTGATTTGCTGTCAAAAATAAAACTGGAAATTGTGGTAAAAGATGAGGATGTACAAAAGATTGTCGATACTATCACCACGGAAGCTCAAACGGGAAGCATCGGAGATGGAAAGATATTTGTCATAAATGTAGAAAACGTTTATAGAATTCGTACAAAAGAGAAAGATGCGACTGCCATTTAA
- a CDS encoding ammonium transporter, producing MKRCLLFITLIVIVTCLANDMFAGDPSGKETYSDSIQGLKFSVNFAWILMSAFLVFNMQVGFVFLGAGFVQKKNTLNYGTMSFMDFCAGAIIFWLFGFALMFGGSQLAPGLTNGNKFIGYSGFLLIGDSYDVHISALWLFQVMFASTASTIVTGAIAERCKFHAHVLNSIFLCGILYPVYGHWMWGYGWLETLPFGVGARDFAGSGVVHGVGGLIAFVAAWRVGPRYGKYNPDGSSNVIRGHNLLYIVIGTLILIFGWFGFNAGSTLAVTELRVSIIATNTFLAAAAGALTLLYISYFMTKTFGVSMACNGALAGCVAITASGAYVPHWAAIVIGAIGSALTCFSLDFIENKLKIDDPVGAISVHGVNGIWGLLAVGVFADGTYCEVRGLITGSGWQLLSQFIASITLIVWCLGMGFLFLSFLKRVIGLRDPISAEQKGLDLYEHGSGCYQ from the coding sequence TTGAAAAGGTGTCTTCTTTTTATCACTTTAATTGTCATAGTAACATGCCTGGCAAATGATATGTTTGCAGGAGACCCCAGCGGAAAAGAAACATACTCTGACAGTATACAGGGATTAAAATTTTCGGTAAACTTCGCCTGGATATTAATGAGCGCTTTTCTGGTTTTTAATATGCAGGTTGGTTTCGTCTTCCTTGGGGCTGGATTTGTACAAAAGAAGAATACCCTGAATTACGGCACTATGAGTTTTATGGATTTTTGCGCCGGAGCAATAATTTTCTGGCTTTTTGGCTTTGCTTTAATGTTTGGAGGTTCTCAACTTGCTCCCGGGCTTACCAACGGAAACAAATTTATCGGTTATAGCGGATTTTTGCTGATAGGCGACTCATACGACGTTCATATTTCTGCGCTCTGGTTATTTCAGGTTATGTTTGCATCTACTGCCTCTACGATAGTAACCGGCGCTATCGCGGAAAGATGTAAGTTTCATGCCCATGTGCTTAATAGTATTTTCCTTTGCGGCATATTGTATCCTGTTTATGGACACTGGATGTGGGGCTACGGCTGGCTGGAAACGCTGCCATTTGGGGTAGGGGCAAGAGATTTTGCAGGTTCGGGAGTTGTACACGGAGTAGGGGGACTGATTGCTTTTGTCGCGGCCTGGCGCGTTGGGCCGAGATATGGCAAGTACAATCCGGATGGCAGCTCGAATGTTATCCGCGGACATAACCTTCTGTATATAGTAATAGGGACACTTATCTTAATTTTCGGCTGGTTTGGATTTAATGCCGGCAGTACGCTTGCCGTTACAGAATTGCGCGTATCCATAATAGCAACTAACACCTTTTTAGCCGCCGCCGCAGGTGCTCTAACCCTGCTCTATATTTCTTATTTTATGACAAAAACGTTTGGCGTAAGCATGGCATGCAACGGTGCTCTTGCAGGCTGTGTTGCAATTACAGCATCCGGTGCATATGTTCCCCATTGGGCGGCTATTGTAATCGGGGCTATCGGCAGCGCATTGACATGTTTCAGCCTCGATTTCATTGAAAATAAACTAAAGATTGACGATCCTGTGGGCGCCATATCGGTTCATGGAGTAAACGGGATATGGGGCTTACTTGCAGTAGGTGTATTTGCAGACGGGACATATTGCGAAGTAAGAGGATTGATTACAGGTTCAGGCTGGCAATTGCTCTCCCAGTTTATCGCCAGCATCACCTTAATTGTGTGGTGTCTGGGAATGGGCTTTCTTTTTCTCTCTTTCCTAAAACGTGTTATAGGATTAAGAGACCCCATCAGCGCAGAGCAAAAAGGCCTGGATCTCTACGAACATGGCTCCGGGTGCTATCAATAA
- a CDS encoding P-II family nitrogen regulator, which yields MKKIEAIIRDQKLTAVKDALKAIGVAGMTVSEVKGHGTQKGITEVYRDKQYSVDLLPKIKIEIITTDENVDKITKTIVDAAQTGSIGDGKIFIYDIRDVIRIRTGDTGEKAI from the coding sequence ATGAAAAAAATTGAAGCAATTATCAGGGACCAGAAATTAACAGCCGTAAAAGACGCCCTAAAAGCCATTGGGGTAGCCGGTATGACCGTCTCGGAGGTAAAAGGACACGGCACACAGAAGGGAATAACCGAAGTATACCGCGACAAACAGTATTCTGTGGATTTGCTGCCTAAAATTAAGATAGAGATCATCACTACAGATGAAAATGTGGATAAAATTACCAAAACAATCGTTGATGCGGCACAAACCGGCAGCATCGGTGATGGTAAAATTTTTATCTACGATATAAGAGATGTTATACGAATAAGGACCGGAGATACCGGGGAAAAGGCAATTTAG
- a CDS encoding ammonium transporter has protein sequence MKKFSLLTMLSLVLVMAASSVVLAGDDVLDSGDNAWILMSASLVLLMSPGLAFFYGGMCSSKNIINMLMMVFMSMAVISIQWVFWGYSLSFGEDCGNFIGNLAKVGLRGITPDTLSGTIPEYTFLAFQATFAIITVGLIMGAVEGRMKFSALLIFIPLWATAVYDPVCHWVWGGGFLQAWEVLDFAGGTVVHINSGAAALALVILLGKRKKQNIRPPCNVPMVLLGTGLLWFGWFGFNAGSELASDGRAAFAWVITNSSAATAAFVWMVCEWIHRKKPTLIGAASGAVAGLVAITPASGFVGPLGAIQIGIMAGVGCYFASMKLKALFGYDDALDVVGVHGIGGTIGAFATGLYCTKMVMGPDGVDGLFIGWGMEGFKQLGLQCIGFLISWSYAFSVTMVIGLFLKYTIGLRTAEIQEDTGLDITQHGEIGYHLEMESTSTLKIPAGH, from the coding sequence ATGAAAAAATTTAGTTTACTGACAATGTTAAGCCTTGTACTGGTGATGGCCGCATCATCCGTAGTATTGGCAGGTGACGATGTATTGGATTCGGGCGATAATGCATGGATTCTTATGTCGGCATCATTAGTACTTCTGATGTCCCCGGGCCTTGCCTTCTTTTATGGCGGCATGTGTTCATCCAAAAATATCATAAATATGTTAATGATGGTTTTTATGAGTATGGCGGTAATCAGTATCCAATGGGTATTCTGGGGATACTCTCTCTCATTTGGAGAGGATTGCGGCAACTTTATCGGAAATTTGGCAAAGGTCGGCTTGCGCGGTATAACGCCCGATACACTCTCCGGCACCATTCCGGAATACACTTTTTTGGCATTCCAGGCAACATTTGCGATTATTACCGTGGGGCTTATCATGGGTGCAGTTGAAGGGCGCATGAAATTCAGCGCACTTTTAATATTTATTCCCCTGTGGGCGACTGCCGTATATGACCCGGTATGTCATTGGGTGTGGGGCGGCGGTTTCCTCCAAGCCTGGGAAGTGCTGGATTTTGCCGGCGGAACGGTGGTACACATAAATTCAGGTGCGGCAGCCCTTGCCCTCGTGATATTACTCGGAAAACGCAAGAAACAAAACATAAGGCCACCATGCAATGTCCCGATGGTGCTACTCGGCACGGGCCTGCTCTGGTTCGGATGGTTCGGTTTTAATGCTGGCAGCGAACTGGCTTCTGACGGAAGGGCGGCATTTGCGTGGGTAATAACAAACTCGTCTGCAGCCACTGCTGCTTTCGTTTGGATGGTATGCGAATGGATTCATAGGAAAAAACCTACGCTTATCGGTGCGGCTTCAGGCGCAGTTGCCGGCCTTGTAGCCATAACCCCGGCGTCTGGTTTTGTAGGGCCTTTAGGCGCTATACAGATTGGAATTATGGCGGGTGTTGGATGTTACTTTGCCAGCATGAAGCTAAAAGCGCTTTTTGGATATGACGACGCTTTGGACGTAGTTGGAGTACATGGGATTGGCGGTACGATAGGCGCCTTTGCCACAGGTCTATATTGTACCAAAATGGTAATGGGGCCTGATGGAGTTGACGGCTTATTCATTGGATGGGGTATGGAAGGCTTCAAACAATTGGGCTTACAATGTATTGGTTTCCTGATTTCATGGTCATACGCATTTTCAGTGACAATGGTTATCGGATTATTTCTCAAGTATACGATAGGCTTAAGGACAGCAGAAATACAAGAAGACACCGGGCTGGATATTACTCAGCACGGCGAGATTGGCTACCACCTTGAGATGGAATCTACTAGCACATTGAAGATACCTGCCGGGCACTAA
- the guaA gene encoding glutamine-hydrolyzing GMP synthase, translated as MLENNIEKVLILDFGSQYAQLIARRVRENHVYSEIVSHLITAEQIKKIKPKGIILSGGPASVYSKNAPGCDEEIMKLGVPVLGICYGMQLGCMMLGSKVSPSAAREYGRTLCAISGENRFLKTLPQEITVWMSHGDIVTELPAEFESLAHTKNCPYTAVKHKNRDFYGVQFHPEVTHTPNGSQIIRNFLYEICHCSGNWKMDSFIEKSVNDINRQVGNGRVVCGLSGGVDSAVTAALIHKAIGNRLSCIFVDNGLLRNFEAEEVVKTFKENFSADLHVVRAQDRFLGKLKGVSDPEKKRKIIGHEFIKVFKNEAQKISDVQFLAQGTLYPDVIESIPAHGGPTVTIKSHHNVGGLPEELGFELVEPLRFLFKDEVRKIGEELGLPKELVGRHPFPGPGLAIRIIGEISGQRLEVLRKADKIVIEEICKAGLYNKIAQCFAVLLPLSTVGVMGDERSYENVIAVRAVETTDFMTADWYRIPNETLGSISHRIINEVKGVNRVVYDISTKPPSTIEWE; from the coding sequence ATGCTCGAAAATAACATTGAAAAAGTTTTAATCCTTGATTTTGGATCTCAGTACGCGCAGCTTATTGCCAGACGCGTAAGAGAAAACCATGTGTACAGCGAAATAGTATCACACCTTATTACTGCAGAACAAATAAAAAAGATAAAACCAAAAGGCATTATACTCAGCGGCGGACCTGCCAGTGTATATTCAAAAAATGCACCGGGATGTGATGAGGAAATAATGAAACTAGGAGTGCCTGTTTTGGGCATTTGCTATGGCATGCAATTGGGATGTATGATGCTTGGCTCAAAAGTAAGCCCTAGCGCTGCAAGAGAATATGGGCGTACTTTATGTGCCATCAGCGGTGAAAACAGATTTTTAAAAACCCTTCCACAAGAGATCACGGTATGGATGAGTCATGGCGATATCGTTACTGAATTACCGGCGGAATTTGAGTCGCTTGCACACACAAAAAATTGTCCTTATACGGCAGTAAAGCATAAGAATAGGGATTTCTATGGGGTACAATTTCATCCGGAAGTGACACATACGCCAAATGGCAGTCAGATCATAAGGAATTTCCTCTACGAAATATGCCATTGCTCGGGAAACTGGAAGATGGATTCCTTTATTGAAAAATCGGTGAATGACATAAATAGACAAGTGGGAAACGGGCGCGTCGTTTGTGGCTTGTCCGGCGGGGTTGATTCCGCGGTAACTGCAGCGCTTATTCACAAGGCAATTGGCAATCGTCTTTCGTGTATTTTTGTTGATAACGGACTGTTAAGAAATTTTGAGGCAGAAGAGGTAGTTAAAACATTTAAAGAAAATTTTTCAGCAGACCTCCATGTGGTTCGGGCGCAGGACCGATTTCTGGGGAAATTAAAGGGTGTATCAGACCCGGAAAAAAAGCGTAAAATTATTGGTCATGAATTTATAAAGGTATTTAAAAATGAGGCGCAAAAGATAAGCGATGTACAATTTCTCGCCCAGGGCACATTGTATCCTGATGTTATAGAAAGCATACCTGCACATGGCGGCCCGACAGTCACTATAAAAAGCCATCACAACGTCGGCGGATTGCCTGAAGAATTAGGGTTTGAACTGGTTGAGCCATTACGATTTTTGTTTAAGGATGAAGTAAGGAAAATAGGTGAAGAACTGGGGCTTCCGAAAGAATTGGTCGGACGCCATCCATTCCCAGGGCCTGGTTTGGCTATCCGGATAATAGGAGAAATTAGCGGACAGCGTTTAGAAGTCTTGCGTAAGGCAGATAAAATAGTCATTGAGGAGATATGCAAAGCGGGCTTATACAATAAAATTGCTCAGTGTTTTGCGGTGCTCCTGCCGTTAAGTACCGTTGGGGTTATGGGTGATGAGAGGAGTTATGAAAATGTGATTGCTGTTCGTGCGGTAGAAACAACAGATTTTATGACTGCAGACTGGTACCGCATTCCCAATGAAACGCTCGGAAGTATTTCTCATCGGATTATAAATGAGGTGAAGGGCGTTAACCGTGTGGTATATGACATAAGCACAAAACCTCCGAGCACAATTGAATGGGAATAG